Proteins found in one Rhodobacter capsulatus SB 1003 genomic segment:
- a CDS encoding methylenetetrahydrofolate reductase, which yields MALLNFRREAETPTNGTLTAFLDGFSIEVMPRTAEKIEDFRALLPAGTRVYVAHIEGTPIEEMVATAKRLRDEGFEPMPHFPARIIRDALQLRDWVARYKGEAGVKQALLLGGGVKTPVGSLDNAMQLVETGAFAGFERLHFAGHPEGNRDIDADGTDEIVMQALALKQKFADTTDADTAIVTQFAFEAGPIIQWVDRLAAEGIRMPVHIGIAGPAKLQTLLKFAISCGVGPSLKVLQKRAKDVTKLLTPFEPTDLLMDLARHKAKHPDFGIEAVHFFPLGGIKTNATWIADKTKG from the coding sequence ATGGCGCTTTTGAACTTCCGCCGCGAGGCCGAGACCCCCACCAACGGCACGCTGACTGCCTTCCTTGACGGTTTCTCGATCGAGGTGATGCCGCGCACCGCCGAAAAGATCGAGGATTTCCGCGCCCTTCTGCCCGCGGGCACCCGCGTCTATGTCGCCCATATCGAGGGCACGCCGATCGAGGAAATGGTCGCCACGGCGAAGCGCCTGCGCGACGAGGGCTTCGAGCCGATGCCGCATTTCCCCGCCCGGATCATCCGCGACGCCTTGCAGCTGCGCGACTGGGTGGCGCGTTACAAGGGCGAAGCCGGGGTGAAACAGGCGCTGCTTCTGGGTGGCGGCGTCAAGACCCCGGTGGGCAGCCTCGACAATGCGATGCAACTGGTGGAAACCGGCGCCTTCGCGGGCTTCGAGCGGCTGCATTTCGCCGGTCACCCCGAGGGCAACCGCGACATCGACGCCGACGGCACCGACGAGATCGTCATGCAGGCGCTTGCCCTGAAACAGAAATTCGCCGACACCACCGATGCCGACACGGCCATCGTGACGCAATTCGCCTTTGAGGCCGGGCCGATCATCCAATGGGTCGACCGTCTGGCCGCCGAGGGCATCAGGATGCCGGTCCATATCGGCATCGCGGGCCCCGCGAAGCTGCAGACGCTTCTGAAATTCGCGATTTCCTGCGGTGTCGGCCCGTCCTTGAAAGTGCTGCAAAAGCGCGCCAAGGACGTGACGAAGCTGCTCACCCCCTTCGAGCCCACCGATCTTCTGATGGATCTGGCCCGCCACAAGGCCAAGCATCCCGATTTCGGCATCGAGGCGGTGCATTTCTTCCCGCTCGGCGGTATCAAGACCAATGCGACCTGGATCGCGGACAAAACGAAAGGCTGA
- a CDS encoding virulence factor, whose protein sequence is MAEITIVFWRDIPAQIIAGTGRKAVKKPLPERFEQAIDRCAMKIGAKDSDAYLAEWRKVVIGTRDGSDAEAAEAELARVLSDYDTAALVRLIGNDGWDQARRTDGEI, encoded by the coding sequence ATGGCTGAGATCACGATCGTTTTCTGGCGCGACATCCCGGCGCAGATCATTGCCGGGACGGGTCGTAAGGCCGTCAAGAAACCTTTGCCCGAACGCTTCGAGCAGGCAATCGACCGCTGCGCGATGAAGATCGGCGCGAAGGACAGCGACGCCTATCTTGCGGAATGGCGCAAAGTGGTGATCGGCACCCGCGACGGCTCTGATGCCGAAGCGGCCGAGGCCGAGCTGGCCCGGGTTCTCTCAGACTACGACACCGCCGCTTTGGTGCGGTTGATTGGCAACGATGGCTGGGACCAGGCCCGCCGCACTGACGGAGAGATCTGA
- a CDS encoding thiamine phosphate synthase, translating into MSEDRPQLYLATPPSFDLDVFPQLLARVLGAQEVACIRLGLATKDEDKVMRAADAVRQVAHEFDVALVIENHIALVERHGLDGVHLTDGARTVRYARKELGQDAIVGAFCAASQHDGMTAGEAGADYVCFGPVGETGLGTGARAERDLFQWWSEVIEVPVVAEGALTEDLVRDFAPVTDFFAVGEEIWTAEDPVAALGRLVAAMG; encoded by the coding sequence ATGTCCGAGGATCGCCCGCAGCTTTATCTGGCCACCCCGCCCAGCTTCGATCTGGACGTTTTCCCGCAGCTTCTGGCCAGGGTTCTCGGCGCGCAGGAGGTGGCCTGCATCCGTCTCGGTCTGGCGACGAAGGACGAGGACAAGGTGATGCGCGCGGCCGATGCGGTGCGTCAGGTGGCGCATGAATTCGATGTCGCGCTGGTGATCGAGAACCACATCGCGCTGGTGGAACGGCACGGGCTTGACGGCGTGCATCTGACCGATGGCGCCCGCACCGTGCGCTATGCCCGCAAGGAGCTGGGCCAGGATGCGATCGTCGGCGCCTTTTGCGCCGCCTCGCAGCATGACGGCATGACCGCGGGCGAGGCCGGGGCGGATTACGTCTGCTTCGGTCCGGTGGGCGAAACCGGCCTTGGCACCGGCGCCCGGGCCGAGCGCGACCTCTTCCAGTGGTGGTCCGAGGTGATCGAGGTTCCGGTCGTCGCCGAGGGCGCGCTGACCGAGGATCTGGTGCGCGACTTCGCCCCGGTCACCGATTTCTTCGCCGTGGGCGAGGAAATCTGGACCGCCGAAGACCCGGTGGCGGCGCTGGGCCGTCTTGTCGCGGCGATGGGCTGA
- a CDS encoding vWA domain-containing protein, whose translation MFLPFFDSLRRHGVPASPREFLTFLEGLAAGLCRFDIDGFYYFARAAMVKDERHLDRFDRAFAESFRGLDAIPPEAVLDALQLPEDWLRKLAEKHLTEDEKAQIAALGGFEKLMETLRERLREQHERHQGGNKWIGTAGTSPFGAYGYNPEGVRIGQAESRHQRAVKVWDKREFRDFDDRVELGTRNIKVALKRLRHWARHGAAEELDLPGTIRASAESGYIDVKTRPERHNAVKVVLFLDAGGSMDAHVQLVEELFSAARSEFKHLEHYYFHNCLYEGLWRDNRRRWDEVTPTWEVLHRYGPDYKCIFVGDASMSPYEISHVGGANEHWNAEAGSVWLDRARSQWPSHVWLNPVPERHWGYTQSIAMIQQAFEGRMFPLTLDGITRAMKLLG comes from the coding sequence ATGTTCCTGCCATTCTTCGACAGCCTGCGCCGCCATGGCGTTCCCGCCAGCCCGCGCGAATTTCTGACGTTTCTCGAAGGACTTGCGGCGGGTCTTTGCCGCTTTGACATCGACGGCTTTTATTACTTCGCCCGCGCGGCGATGGTCAAAGACGAACGCCACCTTGACCGGTTCGACCGGGCCTTTGCGGAAAGCTTCCGCGGCCTTGACGCGATCCCGCCCGAAGCGGTTCTGGACGCGCTGCAGCTGCCCGAGGACTGGCTGCGCAAGCTGGCGGAAAAGCATCTGACCGAGGACGAAAAGGCGCAGATCGCGGCGCTGGGTGGCTTCGAGAAGCTGATGGAGACGCTGCGCGAGCGGCTGCGCGAGCAGCACGAACGCCATCAGGGCGGCAACAAATGGATCGGCACGGCGGGCACTTCGCCCTTTGGCGCCTATGGCTACAACCCCGAAGGGGTGCGGATCGGGCAAGCCGAGAGCCGTCATCAACGTGCGGTCAAGGTCTGGGACAAGCGGGAATTTCGCGATTTCGACGATCGGGTCGAACTTGGCACGCGCAACATCAAGGTGGCCTTGAAACGGCTGCGGCACTGGGCGCGGCACGGCGCCGCCGAGGAGCTTGACCTGCCCGGCACGATCCGTGCCAGCGCCGAAAGCGGCTATATCGACGTGAAGACCCGACCCGAGCGGCACAATGCGGTCAAGGTGGTGCTGTTTCTGGATGCGGGCGGCTCGATGGATGCGCATGTGCAGCTGGTCGAGGAGCTGTTTTCCGCCGCCCGCTCCGAATTCAAGCATCTGGAGCATTATTACTTCCACAACTGCCTTTACGAGGGCCTGTGGCGCGACAACCGCCGCCGCTGGGACGAGGTGACCCCGACATGGGAGGTGCTTCACCGCTACGGGCCGGATTACAAATGCATTTTCGTGGGCGATGCCTCGATGTCGCCCTATGAGATCAGCCATGTCGGCGGCGCCAACGAACATTGGAACGCCGAGGCCGGATCGGTCTGGCTTGACCGCGCCCGCAGCCAATGGCCAAGCCATGTCTGGCTGAACCCGGTGCCGGAACGGCACTGGGGCTACACGCAGTCGATCGCGATGATCCAGCAGGCCTTCGAGGGCCGCATGTTCCCGCTGACGCTTGACGGCATCACCCGGGCGATGAAGCTGCTCGGCTGA
- a CDS encoding nucleoside/nucleotide kinase family protein: MAEFWLGDSNGPMGDVGAFMGSELRVDRADLAGHIGQLGEDRVLVALVGAPGSGKSHLAAELAAQLNARSPGRAAILPMDGFHRDNDWLDARGLRAVKGNPDTFDVAGLAACLAQVRTATKDCPVPGFDRTADAVVPAGAVIPATAQVILVEGNYLLLTRPGWRDLAPLFDLSIRLAVPEAELRRRLMARWSDLPLAEATRRTEENDLPNGRLLISENRAADLVIFG; encoded by the coding sequence ATGGCGGAATTCTGGCTGGGCGATTCCAACGGCCCGATGGGCGATGTCGGCGCCTTCATGGGCTCCGAGCTGCGGGTGGACCGCGCCGATCTGGCCGGTCACATCGGGCAGTTGGGCGAAGACCGCGTGCTGGTGGCGCTGGTGGGCGCGCCCGGCTCGGGCAAGTCGCATCTGGCGGCGGAGCTGGCGGCGCAGTTGAACGCCCGCAGCCCCGGCCGCGCCGCGATCCTGCCGATGGACGGGTTTCATCGCGACAATGACTGGCTGGATGCGCGGGGCCTGCGCGCGGTCAAGGGCAACCCCGACACTTTCGATGTCGCGGGCCTTGCCGCCTGCCTGGCGCAGGTCAGGACCGCCACCAAAGATTGCCCGGTGCCCGGCTTCGATCGCACAGCCGATGCCGTCGTGCCTGCGGGCGCGGTGATCCCCGCCACGGCGCAGGTGATCCTGGTCGAGGGCAATTACCTGCTCCTCACCCGCCCGGGCTGGCGCGATCTGGCGCCGCTTTTCGATCTGTCGATCCGGCTGGCCGTGCCCGAGGCCGAACTGCGCCGCCGCCTGATGGCGCGCTGGTCCGATCTGCCGCTGGCGGAAGCCACGCGCCGGACCGAGGAAAACGACCTGCCGAACGGGCGCTTGCTCATCAGCGAAAACCGGGCCGCGGATCTTGTCATCTTCGGTTGA
- a CDS encoding methyltetrahydrofolate cobalamin methyltransferase — MTRTVLESKSKTVVIGFDEPFCVIGERINPTGRKKLAAELELGDFTTVEKDALEQVACGATVLDINSGAVFSNKMAEDPRYADNNFVEPPLMRDLITRVQAITDVPLCIDSSVPAALEAGLAACEGRPLLNSVTGEEERLERVLPLVKKYNVPVVAISNDDTGISEDPDVRFAVAKKIVERAADFGIPAHDIVVDPLVMPVGAMASAGRQVFTLVNRLRTELGVNTTCGASNISFGLPNRHGVNAAFLPMAIGAGMTSAIMNPVRSQEMEAIRAANLLMNHDDNAMDWIKLSKVLEAMKEGASFAEASAAAAAATRGGRRRAR, encoded by the coding sequence ATGACCCGTACCGTTCTGGAAAGCAAATCGAAGACCGTGGTGATCGGCTTCGACGAGCCCTTCTGCGTCATCGGCGAGCGCATCAACCCCACGGGGCGCAAGAAACTGGCCGCCGAGCTGGAGCTGGGCGATTTCACCACCGTCGAGAAAGACGCGCTCGAACAGGTCGCCTGCGGGGCGACGGTGCTCGACATCAACTCGGGCGCGGTCTTTTCGAACAAGATGGCCGAAGATCCGCGCTATGCCGACAACAACTTCGTCGAGCCGCCCCTGATGCGCGATCTGATCACCCGGGTGCAGGCGATCACCGATGTGCCGCTCTGCATCGACAGCTCGGTTCCGGCGGCGCTCGAAGCAGGTCTGGCCGCCTGCGAGGGGCGTCCGCTTCTGAACTCGGTCACCGGCGAGGAAGAACGGCTGGAACGCGTGCTGCCGCTGGTGAAGAAATACAACGTGCCGGTGGTGGCGATCTCGAACGACGACACCGGCATTTCCGAAGACCCCGACGTGCGCTTTGCCGTGGCGAAAAAGATCGTCGAGCGCGCCGCCGATTTCGGCATTCCGGCGCATGACATCGTGGTCGATCCGCTGGTGATGCCGGTCGGTGCCATGGCCTCTGCGGGCCGTCAGGTCTTCACGCTGGTCAACCGGCTGCGGACGGAGCTGGGCGTGAACACCACCTGTGGTGCGTCGAACATCAGCTTTGGCCTGCCGAACCGGCATGGCGTCAACGCCGCCTTCCTGCCGATGGCGATCGGCGCGGGCATGACTTCGGCGATCATGAACCCGGTCCGCAGCCAGGAGATGGAGGCGATCCGCGCCGCCAACCTGCTGATGAACCACGACGACAACGCGATGGACTGGATCAAGCTCTCGAAAGTGCTCGAGGCGATGAAAGAGGGCGCAAGCTTCGCCGAGGCCTCGGCCGCCGCCGCTGCCGCCACGCGCGGCGGGCGCCGTCGCGCCCGCTGA
- a CDS encoding COX15/CtaA family protein, whose protein sequence is MGMKPAKNRSRAIFEEVGVETPKQMPVAPKGGMIDARPKGARKALLVWMVSLIVLAVLQLGLDATPGFGIAELDLLQPYTGLALFAVWALGALGLALSRRLPPGWGLRVAGLGLGCLLLAASDPAPIAKLSKALAPEPAAAVLPQTGALPPLQLLPATPPTPAPVAAPPTPQERVAQAADLVTAQIDRAQTTLGAAPFATLRLGLAFALLGFAFWYALLAARTEAALIAARRQAEPGLVGLATGLMHLSFLQLLVGGLVTGIGAGAVFTDWPLMGGVWLPPDMLSLEPIWRNALENQALLQFSHRALGYLLLALAAFALIRSRRSVHAVTRMAFGLAAIWVLLQAVLGVVTLLHGDPLALRLAHLGGALVLWLFLIRARFLARYPRVQSIRGIK, encoded by the coding sequence ATGGGGATGAAACCCGCCAAGAACCGCTCGCGCGCGATCTTCGAGGAGGTGGGCGTCGAGACCCCGAAACAGATGCCCGTGGCGCCGAAAGGCGGCATGATCGACGCGCGGCCGAAAGGCGCGCGCAAGGCGCTGCTGGTCTGGATGGTCTCGCTGATCGTGCTGGCCGTGCTGCAGCTGGGGCTGGATGCGACGCCGGGCTTCGGCATTGCGGAACTCGATCTGCTGCAGCCCTACACGGGCTTGGCGCTTTTCGCGGTCTGGGCGCTGGGGGCGCTGGGTCTTGCCCTCAGCCGCCGCCTGCCGCCGGGCTGGGGGCTGCGCGTCGCCGGTCTGGGGCTGGGCTGCCTGCTGCTCGCGGCCTCGGACCCGGCGCCGATCGCCAAGCTTTCCAAGGCCTTGGCGCCCGAACCCGCGGCCGCGGTGCTGCCGCAGACGGGCGCGCTGCCGCCGCTGCAGCTTTTGCCCGCAACGCCGCCGACGCCCGCGCCCGTGGCGGCCCCCCCGACCCCGCAGGAACGGGTGGCGCAGGCCGCCGATCTGGTCACGGCACAGATCGACCGGGCGCAGACGACCCTTGGCGCCGCGCCCTTCGCCACGCTGCGCCTCGGCCTCGCCTTTGCGCTTCTGGGCTTTGCCTTCTGGTATGCGCTCTTGGCTGCCCGGACCGAGGCGGCGCTGATCGCGGCCCGGCGTCAGGCGGAACCGGGGCTGGTCGGGCTGGCGACGGGGCTGATGCATCTGAGCTTCCTGCAGCTGCTGGTGGGCGGGCTGGTGACCGGGATTGGCGCGGGGGCGGTCTTCACCGACTGGCCGTTGATGGGCGGCGTCTGGCTGCCGCCCGACATGCTTTCGCTTGAACCGATCTGGCGCAATGCGCTGGAAAATCAGGCGCTTTTGCAGTTCAGCCACCGGGCGCTCGGCTATCTGCTGCTGGCTCTTGCGGCTTTTGCGCTGATCCGCTCGCGCCGGTCGGTGCATGCGGTGACCCGCATGGCCTTTGGTCTGGCGGCGATCTGGGTGCTTTTGCAAGCCGTTCTGGGCGTCGTCACGCTGCTGCATGGCGATCCGCTGGCGCTGCGGCTGGCGCATCTGGGCGGGGCGCTGGTGCTCTGGCTCTTTCTCATCCGCGCGCGCTTCCTCGCGCGCTATCCGCGCGTGCAATCGATCCGGGGGATCAAATGA
- a CDS encoding M48 family metallopeptidase codes for MLLRLLPFLLTLLAALAMWHFSARNLLRQLSARSVPLAEPGLAPVLDRLRAALGVPSLPVFVLDDPKVNGLAAPDGRVFLTEGFLALYRSGQVTAEELASVIAHEIGHVASGHARRRMIDFTGQNLLQLLLVGVLGRIVPFAGIWIANLITTALAARLSQRDEYEADAFATALLIKAGIGAEPQLSLFSRLDRLVGAGAGAAPAWAASHPETARRMAAIRANVTRWTAA; via the coding sequence ATGCTTCTGCGCCTTCTGCCCTTCCTGCTGACGCTCCTTGCCGCGCTTGCGATGTGGCATTTCTCTGCGCGCAACCTGCTGCGCCAGCTCTCTGCCCGCTCGGTGCCGCTGGCGGAGCCCGGCCTGGCCCCGGTGCTTGACCGGCTGCGCGCGGCGCTGGGGGTCCCTTCCCTGCCCGTCTTCGTGCTTGACGATCCGAAGGTGAACGGCCTCGCCGCCCCCGACGGAAGGGTCTTCCTGACCGAGGGGTTTCTGGCGCTTTACCGCAGCGGGCAGGTCACCGCCGAGGAACTGGCCTCGGTCATCGCCCATGAGATCGGCCATGTGGCAAGCGGCCATGCGCGGCGGCGGATGATCGATTTCACCGGGCAGAACCTCTTGCAACTGCTGCTCGTGGGCGTGCTGGGCCGGATCGTGCCCTTTGCCGGGATCTGGATCGCCAATCTGATCACCACGGCCCTTGCCGCGCGTCTGAGCCAGCGCGACGAATACGAGGCCGACGCCTTTGCCACGGCGCTGCTGATCAAGGCGGGGATCGGCGCCGAGCCGCAGCTGAGCCTGTTTTCCCGGCTCGACCGGCTGGTGGGCGCGGGGGCGGGCGCCGCGCCCGCCTGGGCGGCCTCGCACCCCGAGACGGCGCGGCGGATGGCCGCGATCCGCGCCAATGTCACCCGCTGGACTGCGGCGTAA
- the trhA gene encoding PAQR family membrane homeostasis protein TrhA, with amino-acid sequence MTRHELAHSFREHFADGVMHVLGVTFAVAAVSALMVWAAMAGLGPKIWPLVVYAVGLIASFGFSAGYNLTLYAPARAVLRRFDHAAIYLLIAGTYTPMALIGLGGKVGIALTVTIWTLALIGMVMKLGFFHAAEKAGFLLYLVMGLLGLVAIWPLIERLPLAVLILLGIGGAVYLLGTVFYKLKRMPFSRAIWHGHVIAAAATHYAAVILIAGH; translated from the coding sequence ATGACACGACATGAGCTGGCCCATTCGTTCCGCGAGCATTTCGCCGATGGCGTGATGCATGTGCTGGGCGTCACCTTTGCCGTGGCCGCGGTTTCGGCGCTGATGGTCTGGGCGGCGATGGCGGGGCTTGGGCCGAAGATCTGGCCGCTGGTCGTCTATGCGGTCGGGCTGATCGCCTCTTTCGGGTTTTCGGCGGGCTACAACCTGACGCTTTACGCGCCCGCCCGCGCGGTGCTGCGCCGCTTCGATCATGCGGCGATTTATCTTTTGATTGCGGGCACCTACACGCCGATGGCGCTGATCGGGCTGGGTGGCAAGGTGGGCATCGCGCTGACCGTAACGATCTGGACGCTGGCCTTGATCGGCATGGTGATGAAGCTGGGCTTCTTTCATGCCGCCGAGAAGGCCGGGTTCCTGCTTTACCTTGTGATGGGGCTTCTGGGTCTGGTCGCGATCTGGCCGCTGATCGAGCGGCTGCCGCTCGCCGTGCTGATCCTGCTGGGCATCGGCGGCGCGGTCTATCTGCTGGGCACGGTGTTCTACAAGCTCAAGCGGATGCCGTTTTCCCGCGCGATCTGGCATGGCCATGTGATCGCGGCGGCCGCAACGCATTATGCCGCCGTCATCCTGATCGCCGGGCATTAG
- a CDS encoding DUF2927 domain-containing protein, whose translation MLARDFMELNFLLESGRPIPQFSRFEGPISVTLQGAAPPTAATELSRLVTRLRSEAHIPISTGAGAANRISIAFVPRAEMSREVPNAACFVVPNAATWAEYRATRRSAAGDWTKVQRRTAATVFIPAEATPQELRDCLHEETSQALGPLNDLYRLSNSVWNDDNFHTVLTRYDMMQLRAVYAPELRSGMSVPEVQAQLPAVFARINPGGGKVTGLPEDPTPRAFVNALERAIGRGSQGARKAAAMTAIRMSGAQGWQDTRAAFGWFALGRLSVYDDPETALTAFANAGAIYRATPGAGIQSAHVDMQLAAFALSSGRASDAIALVNRAIPQALTGENAALMATLYLIRAEAYETLGNPAQAQQARLDSAQWARYGFGSDAAVRARAAEVAALARAGARYN comes from the coding sequence GTGCTGGCGCGCGACTTCATGGAGCTGAACTTCCTGCTGGAATCGGGCCGCCCGATCCCGCAGTTCTCGCGCTTCGAAGGGCCGATCAGCGTCACGCTGCAGGGCGCCGCGCCGCCCACCGCTGCGACCGAGCTGTCCCGCCTCGTCACCCGGCTGCGCAGCGAGGCGCATATCCCGATCTCGACCGGCGCGGGCGCCGCCAACCGCATCAGCATCGCCTTCGTGCCGCGCGCCGAGATGAGCCGCGAAGTCCCGAATGCCGCCTGTTTCGTCGTGCCCAATGCCGCCACCTGGGCCGAATATCGCGCCACCCGCCGCTCTGCCGCGGGCGACTGGACCAAGGTGCAGCGCCGCACCGCCGCCACCGTCTTCATCCCCGCCGAGGCGACGCCGCAGGAGCTGCGCGACTGCCTGCACGAGGAGACCAGCCAGGCGCTCGGGCCGCTGAACGACCTGTATCGGCTGTCGAATTCGGTCTGGAACGACGACAACTTCCACACCGTGCTGACCCGCTACGACATGATGCAGCTGCGCGCCGTCTATGCGCCCGAATTGCGCTCGGGCATGTCGGTCCCCGAAGTGCAGGCGCAACTTCCCGCCGTCTTCGCCCGGATCAATCCCGGCGGCGGCAAGGTCACCGGCCTGCCCGAGGATCCCACCCCGCGCGCCTTTGTGAATGCGCTGGAACGCGCCATCGGCCGCGGCTCGCAGGGCGCGCGCAAGGCGGCGGCGATGACGGCGATCCGGATGTCGGGGGCGCAGGGCTGGCAGGACACGCGGGCGGCCTTTGGCTGGTTCGCGCTGGGCCGACTCAGCGTCTATGACGACCCTGAGACCGCGCTGACGGCCTTTGCCAATGCCGGTGCGATCTACCGCGCCACCCCCGGCGCGGGCATCCAGTCGGCCCATGTCGACATGCAGCTGGCGGCCTTTGCGCTGTCCTCGGGGCGGGCCTCGGATGCGATCGCGCTGGTGAACCGGGCGATTCCGCAGGCGCTGACCGGAGAAAATGCCGCGCTGATGGCGACGCTGTATCTGATCCGCGCCGAGGCCTATGAAACGCTCGGCAATCCGGCGCAGGCCCAGCAGGCACGGCTCGACTCGGCGCAATGGGCACGCTACGGTTTCGGCTCGGATGCCGCCGTGCGCGCGCGGGCTGCCGAGGTGGCAGCTCTGGCGCGGGCCGGGGCTCGGTACAACTGA
- a CDS encoding RNA methyltransferase has product MTSHPTPVFILIRPQMGENIGAAARAMLNFALSTLRLVDPRDGWPNPKAVAMASGAAGKVLDHAGVFPTTAEAIADCDFVFATTARGRELTKPIYTPEAAMAEARARIAAGQRVGVMFGPERTGLENDDIIRANAIITVPVNPEFFSLNLAQAVLLTAYEFARQGSEAPAIDPGLAGAEMANALEIEKLGDHYEERLDQAGFFFPAGKAPMMKRNLRNMWSRFGLTRADVQTLHGMLRQLLRQRD; this is encoded by the coding sequence ATGACTTCGCATCCGACCCCCGTCTTCATCCTGATCCGTCCGCAGATGGGCGAGAATATCGGTGCCGCCGCCCGGGCGATGCTGAATTTTGCGCTCTCGACGCTGCGGCTGGTTGATCCGCGCGACGGCTGGCCGAACCCGAAGGCGGTGGCCATGGCCTCGGGCGCGGCGGGCAAGGTGCTCGATCATGCTGGGGTCTTTCCCACCACGGCCGAGGCGATTGCCGATTGCGATTTCGTCTTTGCCACCACCGCGCGCGGGCGCGAGCTGACAAAGCCCATTTACACCCCCGAAGCCGCGATGGCCGAGGCGCGGGCGCGGATCGCCGCCGGGCAGCGGGTGGGGGTGATGTTCGGCCCCGAGCGCACCGGGCTGGAAAATGACGACATCATCCGCGCGAATGCGATCATCACCGTGCCGGTGAACCCCGAGTTCTTCTCGCTCAATCTGGCGCAGGCGGTGCTGCTGACGGCCTACGAATTCGCCCGTCAGGGCAGCGAGGCCCCGGCGATCGACCCCGGTCTGGCGGGGGCCGAGATGGCCAATGCGCTCGAAATCGAGAAGCTGGGCGATCATTACGAGGAGCGGCTGGATCAGGCCGGGTTCTTCTTTCCCGCGGGCAAGGCGCCGATGATGAAGCGCAATCTGCGCAACATGTGGAGCCGGTTCGGCCTGACGCGGGCGGATGTGCAGACGCTGCACGGGATGTTGCGGCAGCTTTTGCGCCAGCGGGATTGA
- a CDS encoding carboxypeptidase M32: MTALADLKAYLRETEALTCVAERLGWDQETMMPRGAAEQRAEELAAMESVLHARRTDPRLEDWLARAEATTEAEARLLDLAGRNYNRATRIPARLATELARLTSLAQGVWAEARAAEAPAAFLPTLAQMVALKREEAACLSEGDLYDALLDDYEPGATHRVLGAMFDRMRPRLVSLREKVLGAAHQPPALDHVFPEATQLRIARICASAFGYDWTLGRLDLVVHPFCSGSGRDVRITTRVCESDPFNCLYSTIHEVGHACYEQGIAAEHALTPLGRGVSMGVHESQSRIYENQLGRSAPFTGWLYQRMVDAFGDFGVADAQAFHAVVNRVNPGFIRTEADELHYNLHVMLRFDLERQLITGKLEVADLEAAWNVRFLADFGVAVEKPSQGFLQDVHWAGGLFGYFPTYTLGNVYAGCLNRAMRAAVPGIDAALAEGSAKPATDWLRENLQRHGGLRPPRETIVTACGFEPTEEPLLDYLESKYAAIYRL; encoded by the coding sequence ATGACAGCTCTGGCCGACCTGAAAGCCTACCTTCGCGAAACCGAGGCGCTGACCTGTGTGGCCGAGCGTCTGGGCTGGGATCAGGAAACGATGATGCCGCGCGGCGCCGCCGAGCAGCGGGCCGAGGAACTGGCGGCGATGGAATCGGTGCTGCATGCGCGGCGCACCGATCCGCGGCTGGAGGACTGGCTGGCCCGGGCCGAGGCGACGACCGAGGCCGAGGCCCGGCTGCTTGACCTGGCCGGGCGCAATTACAACCGCGCGACGCGGATCCCGGCGCGGCTCGCCACGGAACTGGCCCGCCTCACCTCGCTCGCCCAGGGCGTCTGGGCCGAGGCCCGCGCGGCCGAGGCCCCGGCCGCCTTCCTGCCGACGCTCGCGCAGATGGTGGCGCTGAAGCGCGAGGAGGCCGCCTGCCTGTCGGAAGGCGATCTTTACGATGCGCTGCTCGATGATTACGAACCCGGCGCGACGCATCGCGTGCTTGGCGCGATGTTCGACCGGATGCGCCCGCGTCTGGTCAGCCTGCGCGAAAAGGTGCTGGGGGCCGCGCATCAGCCGCCCGCGCTTGACCATGTCTTCCCCGAGGCGACGCAGCTGCGCATCGCGCGGATCTGCGCCTCGGCCTTCGGATATGACTGGACTCTGGGGCGGCTCGATCTGGTGGTGCATCCGTTCTGCTCGGGCTCGGGGCGGGATGTGCGCATCACCACGCGGGTCTGCGAAAGCGATCCGTTCAACTGCCTGTATTCCACCATCCACGAGGTCGGCCATGCCTGCTACGAACAGGGGATCGCGGCGGAGCATGCGCTGACGCCGCTTGGTCGCGGCGTTTCGATGGGGGTGCATGAAAGCCAGAGCCGGATCTATGAAAACCAGCTTGGCCGCTCGGCGCCCTTCACCGGCTGGCTCTATCAACGGATGGTCGATGCCTTTGGCGATTTCGGCGTCGCGGACGCGCAGGCCTTCCATGCGGTGGTGAACCGGGTCAACCCGGGCTTTATCCGCACGGAAGCGGACGAGCTGCATTACAACCTGCATGTGATGCTGCGCTTCGATCTGGAACGGCAGCTGATCACCGGCAAGCTCGAGGTCGCGGATCTGGAAGCGGCCTGGAATGTCCGGTTCCTGGCCGATTTCGGCGTCGCGGTCGAGAAACCCTCGCAGGGCTTCCTGCAGGATGTGCATTGGGCGGGCGGGCTTTTTGGCTATTTCCCGACCTATACGCTGGGCAATGTCTATGCGGGCTGCCTGAACCGGGCGATGCGCGCGGCAGTGCCCGGGATCGACGCGGCGCTGGCCGAGGGCTCGGCGAAACCCGCCACCGACTGGCTGCGCGAAAACCTGCAACGCCATGGCGGGCTGCGCCCCCCGCGCGAGACGATCGTGACCGCCTGCGGGTTCGAGCCGACGGAAGAACCGCTTCTGGACTATCTCGAAAGCAAATACGCCGCGATCTACCGGCTTTGA